The proteins below come from a single Bombus fervidus isolate BK054 chromosome 15, iyBomFerv1, whole genome shotgun sequence genomic window:
- the Mmd gene encoding disintegrin and metalloproteinase domain-containing protein mind-meld isoform X1 yields the protein MFWLHCGLFVLVIAVPGFISSADSTSKREGDYTLDDSFWNEETSVGEAERLLQEYRQNQELVQNIGGHYYQIIYPVQLRHHEKMGISTREVSISKYPQRGYGEGGYQNNKGRMRTGRHFHRTSLLIKAFNHKFRLDLELNTQLLAPNLMQKDFLANGAEQSFKQEIEHCYYHGTVRDYPGASAAFHTCNGVSGVIHLGNETFVIHPFYGGDLSQKHPHVIFEARTKANKGCANSGNLEWRTKNRRQKHVLGLSETTSDRYKRDVREATKYIETAIIIDKAMFEKRNGSTRAEVVHDAIQVANIADMYFRTLNTRVSVIYIETWQGMNQADISAGMDISLALLNLNDYTMRRMFHVPHDTTQLLTGETFYGGESGVAIPSTVCKQKSVGISVDLNTYEPHLLAGTMAHMIGHNIGMSHDDGRSECICREWHGCIMAQSIVGLENVQPYTFSECSKTDYIESLRSGNGFCLLNKPNEVVVRTSCGNRMIDDGEQCDCGSIEECHELDPCCDPITCRLTSEAECASGPCCSDCKLLPRGVVCRESTNECDLPEVCTGENGQCPADVYKKNGSPCGNDAGHCYNGICPALDVQCDQIWGRGGVAADYECFIQFNSKGSLSGHCGTDSSGHYIKCDIENVRCGSLQCQRGGKQPMLPEADHSITIISIKGAEYECKSTTGKVDGTEIPGMGLVRDGTSCGNQSICVNQTCINLPPNLGNDKCPSNHNNNECSGNGVCTNLNKCFCYVGWNGPDCSIQQEIPTSPPTTSSTESAGKNSSDPKLGKKETPYENYHGSNTVFLVGVLMSVVGGVFIVFALMALCYRSVVVHKNYSLCLRRKSTVQKYEQPYVKKPPQRSYMVPGNAGNHHPGHAVLDNVHDKILNFSSMPNSSRGETQRVVFRPPNSVATADGPRVKEHKSQVKKPGISEEEGDTGADEVVSFIDLQQNNLPQFRGKGILKKHGSYGVGGGAVANVERTLDQLNGYHEHIIEALRMAANQRETSGTTSTGGNPMDDEALTEPLTEMLTEPLQDCYPTDSYRKDIIKHIDNQADEEYEEHMPTCGIIRIRTLEDLIKQLERHTTRNRSPSGSEDMRMSESEADRPYRKDSSVCSESSQGSRRCSRGRDDTYGRYCQPSSRSPYGTHQHTQHSHQMYKEEGIYATADPDRGSNTRGETPDSESDAFIQAQQLARRTSVDGVQHRPPQQPPPPPPSPPPPAMTGSTVQLLQLHHSQRKHRQQPQQQHHCHHHAQQSQLQQQQQQQQQQQQQQQQQQQQPPPQPSSQQHQGQHQQQQQQQQHHQLPVEQLPIQQRGYYPSPPHTDNGLDNDETENAQSHQQKLPDVRGIDVNHLPNINKCPLDDNFSLDCNINNGSPKELNTNNTSDNENTALLPPSHFPEYKH from the exons aAGGCGACTACACCTTAGATGATTCCTTTTGGAACGAAGAGACTTCCGTTG GTGAGGCCGAACGACTACTACAAGAGTATCGACAAAACCAAGAGCTAGTACAAAATATCGGGGGCCATTACTATCAGATCATCTATCCAGTACAGTTACGGCATCACGAGAAAATGGGGATATCCACGAGAGAAGTCAGCATATCCAAG TATCCTCAAAGAGGATACGGAGAGGGTGGATATCAAAACAATAAAGGCAGAATGAGA ACGGGCAGACATTTTCATCGGACGTCCCTCTTGATCAAGGCCTTTAATCATAAATTTCGCCTAGATTTAGAATTAAATAC GCAACTTTTAGCTCCGAATCTTATGCAAAAAGACTTTTTAGCCAACGGCGCGGAACAAAGTTTTAAACAG GAGATAGAGCATTGCTACTATCACGGTACCGTGAGGGATTATCCAGGAGCTAGCGCTGCTTTTCACACGTGTAACGGTGTCAGCGGTGTTATTCACTTAGGCAACGAGACATTCGTCATCCATCCGTTTTATGGCGGCGATTTATCG CAGAAACATCCTCACGTTATATTTGAAGCTCGAACAAAGGCTAACAAAGGCTGCGCCAACTCGGGGAATCTTGAGTGGCGTACAAAGAACCGCCGGCAGAAGCATGTTCTGGGGCTATCGGAGACCACTTCCGATCGATACAAGAGAGACGTCCGTGAAGCAACCAAATACATCGAAACTGCCATCATTATCGATAAGGCTATG TTCGAGAAGAGGAACGGTAGCACCAGAGCCGAGGTCGTTCACGATGCCATCCAAGTCGCTAATATAGCGGACATG TATTTCCGCACGTTAAACACTAGAGTCTCCGTCATATACATCGAAACATGGCAAGGCATGAACCAGGCAGACATCAGCGCGGGCATGGATATCAGTCTCGCTTTGCTCAATTTAAACGATTACACGATGCGAAGGATGTTCCATGTCCCTCACGATACCACTCAATTACTCAC GGGCGAAACGTTCTACGGTGGAGAATCGGGGGTGGCTATACCTTCGACCGTTTGCAAACAAAAATCCGTAGGAATCAGCGTCGATTTGAACACCTACGAGCCTCATCTTTTAGCCGGTACTATGGCTCACATGATCGGCCACAATATCGGCATGAGCCACGACGACGGAA GGAGCGAGTGTATCTGCCGCGAATGGCACGGATGCATCATGGCTCAATCGATCGTGGGTTTGGAAAACGTTCAACCGTACACGTTTTCCGAGTGTAGTAAAACAGATTACATAGAGTCGTTAAGAAGCGGCAACGGCTTTTGTCTTTTGAATAAACCAAACGAG GTGGTGGTAAGGACGTCTTGCGGAAACAGGATGATCGACGACGGGGAACAATGCGATTGCGGATCGATCGAGGAGTGTCACGAGCTCGATCCTTGCTGCGATCCGATCACCTGCAGACTTACCTCGGAAGCGGAATGCGCGTCCGGTCCTTGTTGCAGCGATTGCAAG TTGCTGCCGCGTGGCGTCGTATGCCGGGAATCGACCAACGAATGCGACTTGCCGGAAGTCTGTACCGGAGAGAACGGCCAATGTCCGGCGGATGTTTACAAGAAAAACGGAAGCCCTTGCGGGAACGATGCTGGACATTGTTATAACGGCATTTGCCCGGCGTTGGATGTTCAGTGCGATCAAATCTGGGGACGCGGTGGAGTTGCCGCGGACTACGAGTGTTTCATACAATTCAATTCCAAGGGCTCTCTCAGTGGACACTGCGGCACCGATTCTTCTGGTCATTACATCAAATGCGATATAGA GAACGTTCGTTGCGGGTCACTGCAGTGTCAGCGAGGTGGCAAACAGCCAATGTTGCCAGAAGCGGATCATTCGATAACCATAATCTCGATAAAGGGCGCAGAGTACGAGTGCAA GTCTACGACCGGGAAGGTGGATGGAACCGAGATACCTGGCATGGGTTTGGTTCGGGATGGAACATCCTGCGGTAACCAATCG ATTTGCGTGAACCAAACGTGCATAAACCTGCCGCCGAACTTAGGCAACGACAAGTGTCCTAGCAATCACAACAATAACGAATGCTCGGGGAATGGC GTATGCACCAACTTGAATAAATGTTTCTGTTACGTTGGATGGAACGGACCGGATTGCTCCATACAGCAGGAAATTCCAACTTCCCCGCCAACCACGTCTAGCACCGAATCAGCTGGTAAAAATAGTTCAGATCCTAAATTAGGGAAGAAAGAGACCCCCTACG AGAACTACCACGGCTCTAACACTGTATTTTTAGTTGGTGTGCTCATGTCGGTGGTAGGGGGTGTTTTCATAGTATTTGCTCTGATGGCTCTCTGCTACAGGTCAGTCGTAGTACATAAAAACTACTCCCTCTGTCTCAG AAGGAAGAGCACCGTCCAGAAGTACGAGCAACCGTACGTGAAGAAACCGCCGCAGAGGAGTTACATGGTTCCCGGAAACGCCGGAAACCATCATCCGGGACACGCCGTCCTGGACAACGTCCACGACAAGATCCTCAACTTCAGCAGTATGCCTAATTCCAG CCGCGGCGAGACCCAGCGCGTGGTGTTTCGACCCCCGAATAGCGTCGCCACCGCAGACGGGCCAAGAGTCAA GGAGCATAAATCGCAGGTGAAGAAGCCCGGTATAAGCGAGGAGGAGGGAGATACGGGAGCGGACGAAGTTGTCTCTTTCATCGATCTACAGCAGAACAATCTTCCACAGTTTCGTGGGAAGggaattttaaagaaacacGGTAGTTACG GTGTGGGAGGAGGAGCGGTAGCTAACGTGGAGCGTACGTTGGATCAACTGAACGGTTATCACGAGCACATTATCGAGGCACTGAGAATGGCGGCGAATCAACGAGAAACATCGGGAACGACATCGACTGGCGGAAATCCGATGGACGACGAAGCTCTGACGGAACCACTTACGGAAATGCTAACGGAACCTCTGCAAGATTGCTATCCCACGGATTCGTATCGCAAAGACATCATAAAGCATATCGACAACCAGGCGGACGAAGAGTACGAGGAGCACATGCCGACTTGCGGTATAATTCGCATACGCACTTTAGAAGACCTAATCAAGCAGTTGGAGCGTCACACGACTAGAAACAGAAGTCCGAGCGGCTCCGAGGATATGCGCATGTCCGAAAGCGAGGCTGATCGTCCCTACAGAAAAGATTCGTCCGTTTGTAGCGAGTCCTCCCAAGG AAGCAGAAGATGTAGCCGCGGCCGTGACGATACCTACGGTAGATATTGTCAACCATCGTCTCGAAGTCCTTACGGCACCCATCAGCACACTCAACACTCCCATCAAATGTACAAGGAGGAGGGTATTTATGCAACTGCCGATCCTGACAGAGGCTCGAATACTAGGGGTGAAACGCCCGATAGCGAAAG TGATGCATTTATTCAAGCTCAACAACTAGCCCGACGGACTAGTGTGGACGGAGTGCAACACCGGCCACCACAGcagccgccgccgccgccgccgtcACCGCCGCCACCTGCAATGACTGGTAGCACGGTGCAGTTGCTACAGCTGCATCATTCTCAACGAAAGCATCGTCAACAGCCGCAGCAACAGCATCATTGCCACCATCACGCGCAGCAGTCGCAGCtccagcagcagcagcagcagcagcagcagcagcagcagcagcagcagcagcagcagcagcagccgCCGCCGCAGCCGTCGTCGCAACAACATCAAGGTCAACaccaacaacaacaacaacaacaacaacaccACCAACTGCCGGTGGAACAACTGCCAATACAGCAGCGCGGCTATTATCCATCCCCACCCCACACTGATAACGGTCTCGATAACGACGAGACTGAAAATGCTCAATCCCACCAACAAAAGCTCCCCGACGTTCGTGGAATCGATGTTAATCACTTGCCTAATATTAACAAATGCCCACTAGACGATAATTTTAGTCTAGATTGTAACATAAATAATGGTTCCCCTAAAGAATTAAATACCAACAACACTAGTGATAACGAAAATACTGCCCTACTGCCCCCTTCGCATTTTCCTGAGTACAAGcattga
- the Mmd gene encoding disintegrin and metalloproteinase domain-containing protein mind-meld isoform X8, translating into MFWLHCGLFVLVIAVPGFISSADSTSKREGDYTLDDSFWNEETSVGEAERLLQEYRQNQELVQNIGGHYYQIIYPVQLRHHEKMGISTREVSISKYPQRGYGEGGYQNNKGRMRTGRHFHRTSLLIKAFNHKFRLDLELNTQLLAPNLMQKDFLANGAEQSFKQEIEHCYYHGTVRDYPGASAAFHTCNGVSGVIHLGNETFVIHPFYGGDLSKHPHVIFEARTKANKGCANSGNLEWRTKNRRQKHVLGLSETTSDRYKRDVREATKYIETAIIIDKAMFEKRNGSTRAEVVHDAIQVANIADMYFRTLNTRVSVIYIETWQGMNQADISAGMDISLALLNLNDYTMRRMFHVPHDTTQLLTGETFYGGESGVAIPSTVCKQKSVGISVDLNTYEPHLLAGTMAHMIGHNIGMSHDDGRSECICREWHGCIMAQSIVGLENVQPYTFSECSKTDYIESLRSGNGFCLLNKPNEVVVRTSCGNRMIDDGEQCDCGSIEECHELDPCCDPITCRLTSEAECASGPCCSDCKLLPRGVVCRESTNECDLPEVCTGENGQCPADVYKKNGSPCGNDAGHCYNGICPALDVQCDQIWGRGGVAADYECFIQFNSKGSLSGHCGTDSSGHYIKCDIENVRCGSLQCQRGGKQPMLPEADHSITIISIKGAEYECKSTTGKVDGTEIPGMGLVRDGTSCGNQSICVNQTCINLPPNLGNDKCPSNHNNNECSGNGVCTNLNKCFCYVGWNGPDCSIQQEIPTSPPTTSSTESAGKNSSDPKLGKKETPYETTNNTLSTGMMVLILVGVVKGVFICFALMAVCYRRKSTVQKYEQPYVKKPPQRSYMVPGNAGNHHPGHAVLDNVHDKILNFSSMPNSSRGETQRVVFRPPNSVATADGPRVKEHKSQVKKPGISEEEGDTGADEVVSFIDLQQNNLPQFRGKGILKKHGSYGVGGGAVANVERTLDQLNGYHEHIIEALRMAANQRETSGTTSTGGNPMDDEALTEPLTEMLTEPLQDCYPTDSYRKDIIKHIDNQADEEYEEHMPTCGIIRIRTLEDLIKQLERHTTRNRSPSGSEDMRMSESEADRPYRKDSSVCSESSQGSRRCSRGRDDTYGRYCQPSSRSPYGTHQHTQHSHQMYKEEGIYATADPDRGSNTRGETPDSESDAFIQAQQLARRTSVDGVQHRPPQQPPPPPPSPPPPAMTGSTVQLLQLHHSQRKHRQQPQQQHHCHHHAQQSQLQQQQQQQQQQQQQQQQQQQQPPPQPSSQQHQGQHQQQQQQQQHHQLPVEQLPIQQRGYYPSPPHTDNGLDNDETENAQSHQQKLPDVRGIDVNHLPNINKCPLDDNFSLDCNINNGSPKELNTNNTSDNENTALLPPSHFPEYKH; encoded by the exons aAGGCGACTACACCTTAGATGATTCCTTTTGGAACGAAGAGACTTCCGTTG GTGAGGCCGAACGACTACTACAAGAGTATCGACAAAACCAAGAGCTAGTACAAAATATCGGGGGCCATTACTATCAGATCATCTATCCAGTACAGTTACGGCATCACGAGAAAATGGGGATATCCACGAGAGAAGTCAGCATATCCAAG TATCCTCAAAGAGGATACGGAGAGGGTGGATATCAAAACAATAAAGGCAGAATGAGA ACGGGCAGACATTTTCATCGGACGTCCCTCTTGATCAAGGCCTTTAATCATAAATTTCGCCTAGATTTAGAATTAAATAC GCAACTTTTAGCTCCGAATCTTATGCAAAAAGACTTTTTAGCCAACGGCGCGGAACAAAGTTTTAAACAG GAGATAGAGCATTGCTACTATCACGGTACCGTGAGGGATTATCCAGGAGCTAGCGCTGCTTTTCACACGTGTAACGGTGTCAGCGGTGTTATTCACTTAGGCAACGAGACATTCGTCATCCATCCGTTTTATGGCGGCGATTTATCG AAACATCCTCACGTTATATTTGAAGCTCGAACAAAGGCTAACAAAGGCTGCGCCAACTCGGGGAATCTTGAGTGGCGTACAAAGAACCGCCGGCAGAAGCATGTTCTGGGGCTATCGGAGACCACTTCCGATCGATACAAGAGAGACGTCCGTGAAGCAACCAAATACATCGAAACTGCCATCATTATCGATAAGGCTATG TTCGAGAAGAGGAACGGTAGCACCAGAGCCGAGGTCGTTCACGATGCCATCCAAGTCGCTAATATAGCGGACATG TATTTCCGCACGTTAAACACTAGAGTCTCCGTCATATACATCGAAACATGGCAAGGCATGAACCAGGCAGACATCAGCGCGGGCATGGATATCAGTCTCGCTTTGCTCAATTTAAACGATTACACGATGCGAAGGATGTTCCATGTCCCTCACGATACCACTCAATTACTCAC GGGCGAAACGTTCTACGGTGGAGAATCGGGGGTGGCTATACCTTCGACCGTTTGCAAACAAAAATCCGTAGGAATCAGCGTCGATTTGAACACCTACGAGCCTCATCTTTTAGCCGGTACTATGGCTCACATGATCGGCCACAATATCGGCATGAGCCACGACGACGGAA GGAGCGAGTGTATCTGCCGCGAATGGCACGGATGCATCATGGCTCAATCGATCGTGGGTTTGGAAAACGTTCAACCGTACACGTTTTCCGAGTGTAGTAAAACAGATTACATAGAGTCGTTAAGAAGCGGCAACGGCTTTTGTCTTTTGAATAAACCAAACGAG GTGGTGGTAAGGACGTCTTGCGGAAACAGGATGATCGACGACGGGGAACAATGCGATTGCGGATCGATCGAGGAGTGTCACGAGCTCGATCCTTGCTGCGATCCGATCACCTGCAGACTTACCTCGGAAGCGGAATGCGCGTCCGGTCCTTGTTGCAGCGATTGCAAG TTGCTGCCGCGTGGCGTCGTATGCCGGGAATCGACCAACGAATGCGACTTGCCGGAAGTCTGTACCGGAGAGAACGGCCAATGTCCGGCGGATGTTTACAAGAAAAACGGAAGCCCTTGCGGGAACGATGCTGGACATTGTTATAACGGCATTTGCCCGGCGTTGGATGTTCAGTGCGATCAAATCTGGGGACGCGGTGGAGTTGCCGCGGACTACGAGTGTTTCATACAATTCAATTCCAAGGGCTCTCTCAGTGGACACTGCGGCACCGATTCTTCTGGTCATTACATCAAATGCGATATAGA GAACGTTCGTTGCGGGTCACTGCAGTGTCAGCGAGGTGGCAAACAGCCAATGTTGCCAGAAGCGGATCATTCGATAACCATAATCTCGATAAAGGGCGCAGAGTACGAGTGCAA GTCTACGACCGGGAAGGTGGATGGAACCGAGATACCTGGCATGGGTTTGGTTCGGGATGGAACATCCTGCGGTAACCAATCG ATTTGCGTGAACCAAACGTGCATAAACCTGCCGCCGAACTTAGGCAACGACAAGTGTCCTAGCAATCACAACAATAACGAATGCTCGGGGAATGGC GTATGCACCAACTTGAATAAATGTTTCTGTTACGTTGGATGGAACGGACCGGATTGCTCCATACAGCAGGAAATTCCAACTTCCCCGCCAACCACGTCTAGCACCGAATCAGCTGGTAAAAATAGTTCAGATCCTAAATTAGGGAAGAAAGAGACCCCCTACG AAACAACTAACAACACTCTTAGCACCGGAATGATGGTATTAATCCTGGTGGGTGTGGTCAAAGGAGTCTTCATTTGTTTTGCGCTAATGGCCGTTTGCTACAG AAGGAAGAGCACCGTCCAGAAGTACGAGCAACCGTACGTGAAGAAACCGCCGCAGAGGAGTTACATGGTTCCCGGAAACGCCGGAAACCATCATCCGGGACACGCCGTCCTGGACAACGTCCACGACAAGATCCTCAACTTCAGCAGTATGCCTAATTCCAG CCGCGGCGAGACCCAGCGCGTGGTGTTTCGACCCCCGAATAGCGTCGCCACCGCAGACGGGCCAAGAGTCAA GGAGCATAAATCGCAGGTGAAGAAGCCCGGTATAAGCGAGGAGGAGGGAGATACGGGAGCGGACGAAGTTGTCTCTTTCATCGATCTACAGCAGAACAATCTTCCACAGTTTCGTGGGAAGggaattttaaagaaacacGGTAGTTACG GTGTGGGAGGAGGAGCGGTAGCTAACGTGGAGCGTACGTTGGATCAACTGAACGGTTATCACGAGCACATTATCGAGGCACTGAGAATGGCGGCGAATCAACGAGAAACATCGGGAACGACATCGACTGGCGGAAATCCGATGGACGACGAAGCTCTGACGGAACCACTTACGGAAATGCTAACGGAACCTCTGCAAGATTGCTATCCCACGGATTCGTATCGCAAAGACATCATAAAGCATATCGACAACCAGGCGGACGAAGAGTACGAGGAGCACATGCCGACTTGCGGTATAATTCGCATACGCACTTTAGAAGACCTAATCAAGCAGTTGGAGCGTCACACGACTAGAAACAGAAGTCCGAGCGGCTCCGAGGATATGCGCATGTCCGAAAGCGAGGCTGATCGTCCCTACAGAAAAGATTCGTCCGTTTGTAGCGAGTCCTCCCAAGG AAGCAGAAGATGTAGCCGCGGCCGTGACGATACCTACGGTAGATATTGTCAACCATCGTCTCGAAGTCCTTACGGCACCCATCAGCACACTCAACACTCCCATCAAATGTACAAGGAGGAGGGTATTTATGCAACTGCCGATCCTGACAGAGGCTCGAATACTAGGGGTGAAACGCCCGATAGCGAAAG TGATGCATTTATTCAAGCTCAACAACTAGCCCGACGGACTAGTGTGGACGGAGTGCAACACCGGCCACCACAGcagccgccgccgccgccgccgtcACCGCCGCCACCTGCAATGACTGGTAGCACGGTGCAGTTGCTACAGCTGCATCATTCTCAACGAAAGCATCGTCAACAGCCGCAGCAACAGCATCATTGCCACCATCACGCGCAGCAGTCGCAGCtccagcagcagcagcagcagcagcagcagcagcagcagcagcagcagcagcagcagcagcagccgCCGCCGCAGCCGTCGTCGCAACAACATCAAGGTCAACaccaacaacaacaacaacaacaacaacaccACCAACTGCCGGTGGAACAACTGCCAATACAGCAGCGCGGCTATTATCCATCCCCACCCCACACTGATAACGGTCTCGATAACGACGAGACTGAAAATGCTCAATCCCACCAACAAAAGCTCCCCGACGTTCGTGGAATCGATGTTAATCACTTGCCTAATATTAACAAATGCCCACTAGACGATAATTTTAGTCTAGATTGTAACATAAATAATGGTTCCCCTAAAGAATTAAATACCAACAACACTAGTGATAACGAAAATACTGCCCTACTGCCCCCTTCGCATTTTCCTGAGTACAAGcattga